In a genomic window of Pontibacter liquoris:
- a CDS encoding SDR family oxidoreductase, protein MKGKVVLITGGTSGIGRALAFSFGRAGASVAFSGRQQQGLQETAAALTAAGITHLAIQADVAVEEQCARMVQETVTRFGKLDVVINNAGISMRALFMDLDLAVLRKVMDINFWGTVYTTKYALPYILEAKGSVIGISSVAGYRGLPARTGYSASKFAMHGFLETLRTELLYSGVHVLLACPGFTASNIRNSALAADGQQQGETPREEEKMMSAEEVADRILKATIKRKRDLVMTTQGKMAVWVNKLFPSLADKLVYNVMAKEKDSPLKKS, encoded by the coding sequence ATGAAAGGGAAAGTAGTATTAATAACAGGCGGCACATCGGGCATCGGCAGGGCTTTGGCTTTTTCGTTTGGCAGGGCAGGTGCCAGCGTCGCGTTCTCGGGGCGCCAGCAGCAGGGGCTGCAGGAGACAGCAGCAGCACTGACGGCCGCCGGTATTACGCACCTGGCCATCCAGGCCGATGTGGCTGTAGAGGAGCAGTGCGCCCGCATGGTGCAGGAAACCGTAACTAGGTTCGGAAAGCTGGATGTGGTGATCAACAACGCCGGCATCTCCATGCGGGCGCTGTTTATGGATCTGGACCTGGCGGTGCTCCGCAAAGTGATGGATATTAATTTCTGGGGAACCGTGTATACCACCAAGTATGCGCTGCCTTATATCCTGGAAGCTAAAGGGTCGGTGATCGGCATTTCGTCTGTGGCCGGTTACAGGGGCCTGCCGGCTCGCACGGGCTATTCGGCGTCCAAGTTCGCCATGCATGGCTTCCTGGAAACCCTACGCACCGAGCTGCTCTACTCGGGCGTGCACGTGCTTCTGGCCTGCCCGGGTTTTACGGCTTCCAACATCCGTAACTCGGCGCTGGCTGCAGACGGGCAGCAGCAGGGTGAAACCCCGCGCGAAGAAGAAAAGATGATGAGCGCTGAAGAGGTAGCCGACCGCATTCTAAAAGCTACCATCAAACGCAAGCGCGACCTGGTGATGACGACGCAGGGCAAAATGGCCGTGTGGGTGAACAAGCTATTCCCAAGCCTGGCCGATAAACTGGTCTACAATGTGATGGCCAAAGAGAAAGATTCGCCGCTGAAGAAAAGCTAA
- a CDS encoding SH3 domain-containing protein gives MAYIREGLRDYTGAMYYLHLFYTKEPSRSVLKKMEELAQAHRLQGYEYNDLQFFKTQFSKYYMRLLELLLLLAVVTVTVMIVSWRKGHRFSSTFKIGFTLYLVFILYYINFLNLGVAGIIRQNNAVIMSAPSAGATWLATASKGHKVPITGEQDIWYEIRWKGEKAYIRKSNLVALP, from the coding sequence ATGGCTTATATCCGCGAAGGGCTACGCGATTATACCGGCGCCATGTACTACCTGCACCTGTTCTATACCAAGGAGCCGAGCCGCTCTGTGCTAAAAAAAATGGAGGAACTGGCGCAGGCACACCGCCTGCAGGGCTACGAGTACAACGACCTGCAGTTCTTTAAAACGCAGTTCAGCAAGTATTACATGCGTTTGCTGGAGCTGCTGCTGCTGCTGGCTGTTGTTACCGTTACGGTAATGATTGTCTCCTGGCGCAAGGGCCACCGGTTCTCCAGCACGTTTAAAATCGGTTTTACACTATACCTAGTGTTTATCCTGTATTACATCAACTTCCTGAACTTAGGCGTGGCGGGCATTATCAGGCAGAATAACGCCGTGATCATGTCGGCTCCATCGGCTGGCGCTACCTGGCTGGCTACGGCCTCCAAAGGCCACAAAGTACCTATTACAGGCGAGCAGGATATCTGGTACGAGATCAGGTGGAAAGGCGAGAAAGCCTATATCCGCAAGAGCAACCTGGTGGCACTTCCGTAA